The Flavobacterium praedii genome window below encodes:
- a CDS encoding beta-ketoacyl synthase N-terminal-like domain-containing protein, translated as MSQTISITAIASISSLGNSSDIIWENYLTENPCFSTQFLDHNETLVAALDTTSKAEVELLRQSDIKYKALDKSVLYAMVASRSAIEKSGWSKEAIFGINIGSSRGATDLFEKHFQEYLETGKAQTLASPTTTLGNISSWVAHDLQSTGPEISHSITCSTALHAILNGVAWLRAGMADKFLVGGSEAPLTDFTIGQMRALKIYSKSEEQYPNRALDLDKKQNTMILGEGAGVCCLEIGKKENALAYIEGIGYATEILEHNISISAEATCFQKSMKMALENTAISEVDAIVMHAPGTIKGDLTEFRAIEKVFGDRLPLLTTNKWKIGHTFGASGILSMEMAILMMQKNQFIGVPFLDDSNPFRVQNSKRVIKKVLVNAVGFGGNAVSVLLSL; from the coding sequence TTGTCACAAACTATCTCCATTACCGCTATAGCTTCCATTTCGTCTTTAGGAAATTCATCCGATATCATTTGGGAAAATTATCTAACGGAAAATCCTTGTTTCTCCACACAATTTTTAGATCATAATGAGACATTAGTTGCTGCTCTTGATACTACTTCTAAAGCAGAAGTTGAGTTATTGAGGCAATCTGATATAAAATACAAAGCTTTGGATAAATCGGTTTTGTATGCGATGGTTGCTTCTCGCTCTGCTATAGAGAAATCAGGTTGGTCAAAAGAAGCTATTTTTGGAATTAACATTGGTTCTTCTCGTGGTGCAACCGATTTATTCGAAAAGCATTTTCAGGAGTATTTAGAAACGGGTAAAGCTCAAACTTTAGCTTCGCCAACAACTACCTTGGGGAATATTTCCTCTTGGGTGGCACATGATTTGCAAAGTACAGGGCCTGAAATTTCACATTCTATCACATGTTCAACAGCTTTGCATGCAATACTTAATGGAGTGGCATGGTTGAGAGCGGGTATGGCTGATAAATTTTTGGTAGGTGGGAGTGAAGCGCCTTTGACCGATTTTACAATTGGACAAATGCGGGCGTTGAAAATTTATTCTAAAAGTGAAGAACAATATCCGAATCGTGCTTTGGATTTGGATAAAAAACAAAATACTATGATTTTGGGTGAAGGCGCTGGAGTGTGTTGCCTCGAAATTGGGAAAAAAGAAAATGCACTGGCTTATATTGAGGGTATTGGTTATGCAACAGAAATTTTGGAGCATAATATTTCGATTTCGGCAGAAGCTACGTGTTTTCAGAAATCGATGAAAATGGCTTTGGAAAATACAGCAATTTCAGAAGTAGATGCGATCGTAATGCATGCTCCTGGAACTATAAAAGGTGATTTAACCGAGTTTAGAGCCATTGAGAAAGTCTTCGGTGATAGGTTGCCATTATTGACTACCAATAAATGGAAAATTGGACATACTTTTGGAGCTTCGGGTATTTTGAGTATGGAAATGGCCATTTTGATGATGCAAAAGAATCAGTTTATTGGGGTGCCTTTTCTTGATGATTCTAATCCTTTCAGAGTTCAAAACTCTAAAAGGGTAATCAAAAAGGTATTAGTCAATGCCGTTGGTTTTGGAGGAAATGCAGTGAGTGTGCTTTTGAGTTTGTAA
- a CDS encoding SGNH/GDSL hydrolase family protein: MIKNFKWLLLASLSFVACNNNNDEDSAPVEVPVTPGAAVLTKYVALGDSFAAGYSDGALFKAGQENSYVNILAQQFEPAGGGTFTTPLMADNFGGLLLGGNVIAGTRKAIISFDDKTKKPVIGSVVGVPTTEVTTHLTGPFNNLGVPGAKSYHLLAAGYGNVAFVASGKANPYYARFATSGSTTVLADALAQSPTFFSLFIGGNDVLGYATSGGIGVNQTGNLDPSTYGGNDITDPNVFANVYNALVANLTAKGAKGVVANLPYVTTLPYFTTVPYNPVALDATKADQLNAGYAQYNAGLQKMVKDFNAITPEEAARRTIKFVPGNNAVVIVDSYLTNLSAYGVPSYRQATKEDLVVLLASSFIGTPVGSDPTKINGISVPLSDQWVLSKDEIKEVVTATNAYNETIKSIADAKGLAFVDAKAAMTQLSTTGVPFGNFQITSAYVTGGAFSLDGVHPSPRGYAYIANLFVNAINKKYDSTLRTVDLEKYGIQYPKTL; encoded by the coding sequence ATGATAAAAAATTTCAAATGGCTACTATTAGCTTCTTTAAGCTTTGTAGCATGTAATAATAATAACGATGAAGATTCGGCTCCTGTAGAAGTACCAGTTACTCCTGGTGCAGCTGTTTTGACAAAATATGTGGCTTTGGGAGATTCTTTTGCGGCAGGGTATAGTGATGGTGCGCTTTTTAAAGCGGGACAAGAAAATTCATACGTGAATATATTGGCGCAACAATTTGAGCCTGCTGGAGGTGGAACTTTTACAACTCCGCTAATGGCAGATAATTTTGGAGGTCTTTTGTTAGGCGGAAATGTTATTGCAGGAACAAGAAAAGCTATTATTTCATTTGATGATAAAACTAAAAAGCCTGTTATTGGTTCAGTAGTTGGTGTTCCAACTACAGAAGTAACGACTCATTTAACAGGTCCTTTTAATAATTTGGGTGTTCCTGGGGCGAAAAGTTATCATTTACTAGCTGCAGGATATGGAAACGTAGCATTTGTGGCTTCGGGTAAAGCAAACCCATATTATGCACGTTTTGCTACTTCGGGTTCAACTACTGTTTTGGCTGATGCATTAGCGCAATCTCCAACTTTCTTTTCTTTATTTATAGGTGGAAATGATGTATTAGGGTATGCAACATCAGGTGGAATTGGTGTAAACCAAACAGGTAATTTGGATCCTTCAACTTATGGAGGAAATGATATTACTGATCCAAATGTTTTTGCAAATGTGTATAATGCTTTGGTAGCTAATTTGACAGCAAAAGGAGCAAAAGGTGTAGTTGCCAATTTACCTTATGTTACTACCCTGCCGTATTTTACTACAGTTCCTTATAATCCAGTAGCTTTGGATGCTACAAAAGCGGATCAGTTAAACGCTGGTTATGCACAATACAACGCTGGTTTACAAAAAATGGTGAAGGATTTTAATGCTATTACACCAGAAGAAGCAGCTAGAAGAACTATAAAATTTGTTCCAGGTAATAATGCTGTTGTAATTGTTGATAGTTACTTAACTAATTTATCCGCTTATGGAGTTCCTTCTTATAGACAGGCTACTAAAGAAGACTTGGTAGTATTGCTAGCTAGTTCTTTTATAGGTACTCCAGTAGGTAGTGATCCTACTAAAATAAATGGGATTTCGGTTCCTTTATCTGATCAATGGGTTTTATCAAAAGATGAAATAAAAGAAGTAGTAACGGCTACTAATGCTTATAACGAAACGATAAAATCAATTGCTGATGCAAAAGGTTTAGCCTTTGTAGATGCTAAAGCAGCAATGACTCAATTGTCTACAACGGGTGTTCCATTTGGGAATTTTCAGATTACCTCTGCATATGTTACTGGTGGTGCTTTTTCATTAGATGGTGTTCATCCAAGTCCAAGAGGGTATGCTTATATTGCTAATCTTTTTGTAAATGCAATAAATAAAAAATACGATTCCACTTTAAGAACAGTAGATTTAGAGAAATATGGAATTCAATATCCGAAAACTTTGTAA
- the bioA gene encoding adenosylmethionine--8-amino-7-oxononanoate transaminase, protein MSTTNIFPLGARGLIERDSQYLWHPYTQHKTAALPIAITKGEGALLWDENQKEYIDAIASWWVNPYGHSNKFIADAIYKQLTTLEHVLFGGFTHEPAIILAEKLLAILPDNQKKVFFSDNGSTSVEVAIKVALQYFYNKGEKRTTIIAFENAFHGDTFAAMAASGISFYTQAFQGMFIDVVRIPVPLEGQEQISFDTLREVIKNNNCAGFIFEPLVQGAAGMVMYEPEALDQLLQICLENNILTIADEVMTGFGKTGKTFACDYLTQKPDMICLSKALTGGTIPMAITTFTSALFDAFYDDDINKALFHGHTFTANPTGCAAALASLTLLETDVMQNNLVRINKRHLEFKMRIENHPMVTVTRVLGVIFALEIKTESSASYYGTLRNKLYDFFIANGVILRPVGNIVYILPPYVITDAQLQIVYEVVEKALEIA, encoded by the coding sequence ATGAGTACTACAAATATTTTCCCTTTGGGGGCTAGGGGGCTAATCGAAAGAGACAGCCAATATCTTTGGCACCCTTATACGCAGCACAAAACGGCAGCACTTCCTATTGCTATAACGAAAGGGGAAGGGGCTTTGCTTTGGGATGAAAATCAAAAAGAATATATTGATGCCATCGCCTCTTGGTGGGTCAATCCTTATGGACATTCCAATAAATTCATTGCCGATGCGATTTACAAGCAATTGACAACTTTAGAACACGTTTTGTTTGGCGGATTTACTCATGAACCAGCCATTATTTTGGCCGAAAAGCTATTAGCTATTTTGCCTGATAATCAAAAGAAAGTTTTTTTCTCTGATAATGGCTCGACATCTGTTGAAGTTGCCATCAAAGTGGCTTTGCAGTATTTCTATAATAAAGGCGAAAAGAGAACGACGATTATTGCTTTTGAAAATGCTTTTCACGGTGACACTTTTGCGGCGATGGCTGCCAGCGGAATATCGTTTTATACACAGGCATTTCAAGGAATGTTTATTGATGTGGTTCGGATTCCGGTTCCGTTAGAAGGACAGGAGCAAATTAGTTTTGATACGTTGCGTGAAGTCATTAAAAACAATAATTGCGCGGGCTTTATATTTGAACCCTTGGTGCAAGGTGCTGCTGGAATGGTGATGTATGAACCCGAAGCATTGGATCAATTGCTTCAAATTTGTCTAGAAAATAATATTCTGACAATTGCAGATGAAGTGATGACGGGATTTGGAAAAACGGGAAAAACGTTTGCCTGTGATTATTTGACACAAAAACCAGATATGATTTGTTTGTCCAAAGCGTTGACTGGAGGAACCATTCCTATGGCGATAACGACTTTTACTTCAGCTCTTTTTGACGCTTTTTATGATGACGATATCAATAAAGCACTTTTTCATGGCCATACTTTTACGGCAAATCCTACGGGTTGTGCGGCGGCCTTGGCTAGTTTGACTTTGTTGGAAACGGATGTTATGCAAAATAATTTAGTTCGCATAAATAAAAGGCATTTGGAATTTAAAATGCGAATTGAAAATCACCCAATGGTTACTGTGACTCGAGTGTTAGGAGTTATTTTTGCTTTAGAAATAAAAACAGAATCTTCAGCAAGTTATTATGGGACATTGCGCAACAAACTTTATGATTTTTTTATTGCAAATGGTGTGATTTTGCGTCCTGTTGGGAATATTGTTTACATTTTGCCTCCTTATGTCATTACGGATGCACAATTGCAAATAGTGTATGAAGTAGTCGAAAAAGCATTGGAAATAGCGTAA
- the bioD gene encoding dethiobiotin synthase has translation MKLFITGISTDVGKTIASAIIVEALEADYWKPIQAGDVDHSDSHKIKSFVSNVTTVIHPNSYLLNTPASPHLAAEIDGISIDLENIIEPNTNNHLVIEGAGGVFVPLNEADCVIDLIRSDYKVIVVSRHYLGSINHTLLTIESLLNRKIAIAGIIFSGDENKSTESVILNKTGIKCIGRIEQEPYFDQNVIKEYADRFREKLLNL, from the coding sequence ATGAAACTATTTATTACAGGAATTTCTACCGATGTAGGTAAAACAATTGCTTCTGCCATTATAGTAGAAGCTTTAGAAGCTGATTACTGGAAACCTATACAAGCTGGTGATGTTGATCATTCTGATAGTCATAAAATCAAGTCGTTTGTCTCTAATGTTACAACGGTAATTCACCCCAATAGCTATTTGCTCAACACGCCAGCAAGTCCACATCTTGCTGCTGAAATTGATGGAATTTCTATTGATTTAGAAAATATAATAGAACCAAATACGAATAATCATCTTGTTATAGAAGGAGCAGGGGGTGTTTTTGTACCATTGAATGAAGCGGATTGTGTCATTGATTTGATTCGATCAGATTATAAAGTGATTGTGGTGTCAAGACATTATTTAGGGAGTATCAATCATACGTTGCTTACTATTGAATCCTTGCTTAATCGTAAAATAGCGATTGCTGGAATTATTTTTTCTGGGGATGAAAATAAATCAACCGAATCTGTAATTTTGAATAAAACAGGCATTAAATGTATTGGAAGAATCGAGCAAGAACCGTACTTTGACCAAAATGTAATCAAAGAATATGCAGATCGGTTTCGAGAAAAATTATTGAATTTATAA
- a CDS encoding aminotransferase class I/II-fold pyridoxal phosphate-dependent enzyme — protein MNFPKNLAVKLEIRNKNKSLRILPQPNDLIDFASNDYIGFSKSEMIFNETHQLLLDRNIKSNGATGSRLLSGNHSLYTETEHKIAQFHQSETALLFNSGYDANVGFFGTVPQKGDLILYDELCHASIRDGIQLSIAKAYKFKHNDFEDLELLIQRNPNTLIYIVTESVFSMDGDCPNMEELIAVSEKYNCYLVVDEAHALGVFGEKGEGLIQSLQLQDKVFARIMTFGKGLGCHGAVVLGSNELQSYLVNFARSFIYTTGLSPHSVATILMGYHHLETDKNAIESLRENIVFFNQVKKMLYLNPLFVRSKSAIQSVIIPGNEKVKSIASLLQQNGFDVKAILSPTVPEGQERLRFCLHSFNSKEEITKVLTLLSSFVF, from the coding sequence ATGAATTTTCCCAAAAACCTTGCCGTTAAACTCGAAATCCGCAACAAAAATAAATCATTACGCATTCTTCCACAGCCGAATGATTTAATTGATTTTGCTTCGAATGATTATATCGGTTTTTCAAAATCCGAAATGATTTTCAACGAGACCCATCAACTTTTATTGGATCGAAATATAAAAAGTAACGGAGCCACGGGTTCGCGTTTGCTCTCCGGAAACCACTCTTTATATACCGAAACAGAACACAAAATTGCCCAATTCCATCAATCAGAAACTGCTTTACTGTTCAATTCGGGTTATGATGCCAATGTTGGTTTCTTTGGCACTGTTCCTCAAAAAGGGGATCTCATTTTGTATGATGAACTTTGTCACGCTTCGATTCGAGATGGCATACAATTATCGATTGCCAAAGCCTATAAATTCAAACACAATGATTTTGAGGATTTGGAGTTGCTAATTCAACGGAATCCTAACACTTTAATCTATATTGTGACTGAATCTGTTTTTTCTATGGATGGCGATTGTCCCAACATGGAAGAATTGATTGCTGTTTCTGAAAAGTACAACTGTTATCTAGTGGTGGACGAAGCTCATGCTTTGGGTGTTTTCGGAGAAAAAGGAGAAGGATTGATTCAAAGTTTACAATTGCAGGATAAGGTTTTTGCTAGAATTATGACTTTTGGAAAAGGATTGGGCTGTCATGGAGCAGTTGTTTTGGGTTCGAATGAGTTACAGTCCTATCTCGTGAATTTTGCTCGAAGTTTTATTTACACCACAGGACTTTCTCCACATTCTGTTGCAACTATTTTAATGGGCTACCATCATTTAGAAACAGATAAAAATGCAATTGAATCGCTTAGAGAGAATATTGTTTTTTTCAATCAGGTAAAAAAAATGTTGTATTTGAATCCGTTGTTTGTTCGCAGTAAATCGGCTATTCAAAGTGTGATTATTCCAGGAAATGAAAAGGTAAAAAGTATTGCGAGTTTGCTACAACAAAATGGTTTTGATGTAAAAGCCATACTTTCGCCAACTGTTCCCGAAGGACAGGAACGATTGCGGTTTTGCTTGCACAGTTTTAATAGCAAAGAAGAAATTACCAAAGTCTTGACGTTATTGAGTAGCTTTGTTTTTTAG
- a CDS encoding TonB-dependent receptor: protein MRLYLLFLTLFFCSISFAQNSIKGVVTDENNQPIPGANVSIAGSKEGTITDYDGSFVLVTNQTLPFSIEVTALGYLSSSLKIETVSQKVRVKINSEETKLNEIVVSASRAPERVLQSPVTIERMGIAQVKSTTAPTFYDGLENLKEVQFNTSSISFKTVNTRGFAAVGNTRFMQLVDGMDNSSPALNFVLGNLIGLSDIDVASVELLPGASSALYGANAFNGILFMNSKSPFTNQGISTYVKYGQTSQDVAGTNDYFDMGLRAATAFSKHFAVKANFNYMKATEWIADDRRSMTGGTIGHETNQNYDGLNIYGDEVTTFITNVGQVSRTGYREKDLNDNKVNSVKADFSMHFKPWENDTEFILQYKLGLGNTIYQGANRYALNDFFMSQIKFEVKGKNFFARAYRSAEDAGNSYDMRFAGWNVQRAAKSDTEWFTNYATAFQYSGAVLGTDATLSALNARNYADYNIKPVGLETFLPTPTGKPRFEPGSSEFNAALNAVKSDPDFTKGSKFTDQSKIYHADVNYNFKDLMKFAEIQVGGSARQYEMNSSGSIFTDYDGPIRYNEYGIYTQASKLLLEDRLKLVASIRYDKSQNFDGNISPRISAVYSAGAKKTHNFRVSYQTGFRNPTTQDQYIGLDLGPFALIGSAPENLVRYSEVRNVSAAGQAAYTAIGKPTATVVMDGTNAYNKSYTLTSVQEFGKELAKNPSDVAGAAAKLKSANVNLVRPEEVKAYELGYRTIINNDLSVDINGYYNQYNHFLNTSRVAGVYYGDVNAAFVPTDPLSPVYALVRGDRRIYQVYSNTSADVASLGFGLGLSKKVYKNFELGANYNYSQLDFDQSQDPGFVTGFNTPKHRVKASLGNTRLFKNFGFNTNVRWNSEYLWQSSFADGMIPSATVVDAQINYAVPTCKLLFKVGATNIGGKDYIQVIGAGSIGQQWFASMTINP, encoded by the coding sequence ATGAGATTGTATTTACTTTTTTTAACATTGTTCTTTTGTAGCATATCTTTTGCGCAAAATTCTATCAAAGGTGTTGTAACTGATGAGAATAATCAACCCATCCCAGGAGCAAATGTTTCGATTGCTGGATCAAAGGAAGGAACTATTACGGATTATGATGGTTCTTTTGTTTTGGTCACAAATCAAACGCTTCCATTTTCAATTGAAGTTACCGCCCTAGGGTATTTGTCTTCTTCGTTAAAGATAGAAACGGTATCTCAAAAAGTTAGGGTTAAAATTAATTCGGAAGAAACAAAATTAAATGAAATTGTTGTTTCTGCTTCTAGAGCTCCTGAACGTGTGCTTCAATCTCCTGTTACGATTGAGAGAATGGGAATTGCACAAGTAAAAAGTACTACTGCTCCAACATTCTATGATGGTCTTGAGAATTTAAAAGAAGTACAATTCAATACGAGTAGTATTTCGTTTAAAACGGTTAATACCAGAGGTTTTGCTGCCGTAGGAAATACTCGTTTTATGCAATTGGTAGATGGAATGGATAATTCTTCTCCTGCATTGAACTTTGTTTTGGGAAATTTAATTGGGCTTTCTGATATTGATGTAGCTAGTGTAGAACTTTTGCCTGGAGCATCGTCTGCCTTGTATGGTGCTAATGCTTTCAATGGAATTTTATTCATGAATAGTAAAAGCCCTTTTACCAATCAAGGAATTAGTACTTATGTTAAATACGGTCAAACTTCTCAAGATGTGGCGGGAACCAATGATTATTTTGACATGGGGCTTAGAGCCGCTACAGCTTTTAGTAAACATTTTGCTGTGAAAGCTAATTTTAACTATATGAAAGCTACAGAATGGATCGCTGATGATAGAAGAAGTATGACTGGCGGAACTATAGGCCATGAAACAAATCAAAATTATGATGGTTTAAATATTTATGGTGATGAGGTGACTACTTTTATTACTAATGTAGGCCAAGTAAGTAGAACAGGATACCGTGAAAAAGACTTGAATGATAATAAAGTGAACAGTGTAAAAGCCGATTTCTCTATGCATTTCAAACCATGGGAAAATGACACTGAATTTATTCTTCAATACAAATTAGGATTAGGGAATACGATCTATCAAGGAGCAAACAGATATGCTTTGAATGATTTCTTTATGAGTCAAATTAAATTTGAAGTAAAAGGTAAAAACTTTTTTGCAAGAGCCTATCGTTCTGCTGAAGATGCTGGGAACTCATATGATATGCGTTTTGCAGGTTGGAATGTTCAAAGAGCTGCTAAATCGGATACGGAATGGTTTACTAATTATGCTACTGCGTTTCAGTATTCTGGTGCAGTATTAGGTACAGATGCAACTTTATCTGCATTAAATGCTAGAAACTATGCCGATTATAATATTAAGCCTGTAGGATTAGAGACTTTTTTACCTACTCCTACTGGTAAACCAAGATTTGAGCCAGGTTCTTCTGAATTTAATGCTGCTTTAAATGCTGTTAAAAGTGATCCAGACTTTACAAAAGGTTCGAAATTTACAGATCAATCGAAAATTTATCATGCGGATGTAAACTATAATTTTAAAGATTTAATGAAGTTTGCTGAAATTCAGGTAGGTGGTTCTGCTCGTCAATACGAAATGAATTCTAGTGGTTCTATTTTTACCGATTATGATGGTCCAATTCGTTATAATGAATATGGTATTTATACTCAAGCGTCTAAATTGCTTTTGGAAGATCGTTTAAAGTTGGTTGCTTCTATTCGTTACGACAAAAGTCAAAATTTTGATGGAAATATTTCTCCTAGGATTTCTGCAGTTTATTCGGCTGGGGCTAAAAAAACACACAATTTTAGAGTTTCTTACCAAACAGGTTTTAGAAATCCTACTACACAAGATCAGTATATTGGACTTGACTTAGGGCCGTTTGCTTTAATTGGATCTGCTCCTGAGAATTTAGTTCGTTATTCTGAAGTTAGAAATGTGAGTGCGGCTGGTCAAGCTGCATATACAGCTATAGGAAAACCTACTGCAACTGTTGTTATGGATGGAACAAATGCTTACAATAAATCTTATACCTTAACTTCTGTACAAGAATTTGGTAAAGAGTTGGCTAAGAATCCATCGGATGTGGCTGGAGCTGCTGCTAAATTAAAATCGGCAAACGTAAATTTAGTTCGTCCAGAAGAAGTAAAAGCTTATGAATTAGGATACAGAACTATAATCAATAATGATTTGTCAGTGGATATTAATGGGTATTACAATCAATACAATCATTTCTTGAATACTTCTAGAGTAGCTGGTGTGTATTACGGTGATGTGAATGCTGCTTTTGTTCCGACTGATCCATTAAGTCCAGTTTATGCTTTGGTTAGAGGAGATAGAAGGATTTACCAAGTGTATTCGAATACTTCTGCAGATGTGGCTTCTTTAGGTTTTGGCTTGGGATTGTCTAAAAAAGTATATAAAAACTTCGAATTAGGTGCTAATTATAATTATTCGCAATTGGATTTTGATCAATCACAAGACCCAGGTTTTGTAACTGGATTTAATACTCCGAAACACAGGGTTAAAGCTTCTTTAGGGAATACAAGATTATTTAAAAATTTTGGATTCAATACCAATGTAAGATGGAATTCTGAGTATTTATGGCAATCCTCTTTTGCTGATGGTATGATTCCTTCGGCCACTGTAGTTGATGCTCAAATCAATTATGCTGTTCCAACCTGTAAATTATTGTTCAAAGTAGGGGCAACTAATATTGGAGGAAAAGATTATATTCAAGTAATTGGAGCTGGTTCAATTGGGCAACAGTGGTTTGCTTCAATGACAATTAATCCATAA
- a CDS encoding FoF1 ATP synthase subunit delta/epsilon, translating to MLLEIVSPEAKLFSGEITSISVPGVDGRFQMLNNHAPIVSLLQKGTVNITAPSFDLNEETASLFTKVNDQNYTLEIASGTLELKDNKVIVLAD from the coding sequence ATGTTATTAGAAATAGTATCACCAGAAGCGAAATTATTTTCAGGAGAAATCACTTCTATTTCTGTTCCAGGAGTAGACGGTCGTTTTCAAATGTTGAATAACCACGCGCCAATAGTTTCTTTATTGCAAAAAGGAACCGTTAATATCACTGCTCCTAGCTTTGATTTAAACGAAGAAACTGCCAGTTTATTTACCAAAGTAAATGATCAAAATTATACTTTAGAAATTGCCTCAGGTACTCTGGAGTTAAAAGATAATAAAGTAATTGTTTTAGCTGACTAA
- the atpD gene encoding F0F1 ATP synthase subunit beta: MSKVIGKVAQIIGPVVDVVFNGKDVELPKIYDSLEITRKDGTLLVLEVQSHIGENTVRTISMDSTDGLSRGYEVVGTGNPIQMPIGADVYGRLFNVIGDAIDGLPALPKTGENGTSIHKQAPKFEDLSTSSEVLFTGIKVIDLIEPYSKGGKIGLFGGAGVGKTVLIQELINNIAKGHGGLSVFAGVGERTREGNDLLREMLESGIIKYGEEFMHSMENGGWDLSKVDMPGMRESKATFVFGQMNEPPGARARVALSGLSIAEYFRDGAGSDQGKDVLFFVDNIFRFTQAGSEVSALLGRMPSAVGYQPTLATEMGAMQERITSTNKGSITSVQAVYVPADDLTDPAPATTFAHLDATTVLSRKIAELGIYPAVDPLDSTSRILAPHIIGDEHYDCAQRVKEILQKYKQLQDIIAILGMEELSEDDKLAVSRARRVQRFLSQPFHVAEQFTGLKGVLVDIKDTIKGFNMIIDGELDHLPESAFNLKGTIEEAIEAGEKMLAEA; this comes from the coding sequence ATGTCAAAAGTAATAGGAAAAGTTGCCCAAATCATTGGACCAGTAGTCGATGTAGTTTTCAACGGAAAAGATGTTGAACTTCCGAAAATTTATGATTCATTAGAAATCACAAGAAAGGATGGTACGTTATTAGTACTTGAAGTACAATCTCACATTGGTGAAAACACGGTGCGTACCATTTCGATGGACTCAACAGATGGTTTGAGTAGAGGTTATGAAGTGGTTGGAACAGGAAATCCTATCCAAATGCCAATTGGTGCCGATGTTTACGGTCGTTTGTTTAACGTAATTGGTGATGCTATTGACGGTTTGCCTGCTTTACCAAAAACAGGTGAAAACGGAACTTCAATTCACAAGCAAGCTCCAAAATTTGAAGATTTATCTACCTCTTCTGAAGTTTTATTTACAGGTATTAAAGTAATCGATTTAATTGAGCCTTACTCAAAAGGAGGTAAAATTGGATTGTTTGGTGGTGCTGGTGTTGGTAAAACAGTATTGATTCAGGAGTTGATTAACAATATTGCAAAAGGTCACGGTGGACTTTCTGTATTCGCAGGAGTAGGGGAAAGAACACGTGAAGGGAATGACTTACTTCGTGAGATGTTGGAGTCAGGAATTATAAAATACGGTGAGGAATTCATGCACTCTATGGAAAATGGAGGATGGGATTTGTCTAAAGTAGATATGCCAGGAATGAGAGAGTCTAAAGCTACTTTCGTTTTCGGACAAATGAATGAGCCTCCAGGAGCTCGTGCTCGTGTAGCACTTTCTGGATTGTCTATCGCTGAATATTTCCGTGATGGAGCAGGTTCTGATCAAGGAAAAGATGTATTGTTCTTTGTTGATAATATCTTCCGTTTTACACAAGCAGGTTCTGAGGTTTCGGCTCTTTTAGGTCGTATGCCTTCTGCGGTAGGTTACCAACCAACATTGGCAACTGAAATGGGTGCGATGCAAGAGCGTATTACTTCTACAAACAAAGGTTCTATTACATCTGTACAAGCGGTTTACGTTCCTGCGGATGATTTAACAGATCCAGCGCCAGCAACTACGTTTGCTCACCTTGATGCTACTACTGTATTGTCTCGTAAAATTGCGGAGTTAGGTATTTATCCTGCAGTGGATCCTTTGGATTCTACTTCAAGAATTTTAGCTCCACATATTATTGGTGATGAGCATTATGACTGTGCACAAAGAGTAAAAGAGATTCTTCAAAAATACAAACAATTGCAAGATATTATTGCGATTCTAGGTATGGAAGAGTTATCTGAAGATGATAAGTTAGCGGTTTCAAGAGCTAGACGTGTACAACGTTTCTTATCTCAACCTTTCCACGTTGCGGAGCAATTTACAGGTTTGAAAGGTGTGTTAGTAGATATCAAAGATACTATCAAAGGATTTAATATGATTATTGACGGTGAATTAGATCACTTGCCAGAATCAGCTTTCAACCTTAAAGGTACAATTGAAGAAGCTATCGAGGCTGGAGAAAAAATGTTGGCAGAAGCTTAA